Proteins encoded in a region of the Solanum dulcamara chromosome 9, daSolDulc1.2, whole genome shotgun sequence genome:
- the LOC129902465 gene encoding protein ACCUMULATION AND REPLICATION OF CHLOROPLASTS 6, chloroplastic isoform X1 gives MEALTHLSFGVCTPRLSPSFQLPAGGKKPPRLNAVTGGASSVTGGTSNVPTNFSASKWADRLLADFQFLPSTTNSDSSDFQNSTSTTSVTTIPPPVAPLDRHISMPIDFYRVLGAEAHFLSDGIRRCYDARITKPPQYGYSQEALIGRRQILQAACETLADSTSRREYNQGLAQHEFDTILTPVPWDKVPGALCVLQEAGETEVVLQIGESLLKERLPKSFKQDVVLAMALAYVDHSRDAMALSPPDFVKGCELLERGLKMLQEEGASNLALDLQSQIDETLEEINPRYVLELIAFPLGDEYRMKRAEGLQGVRNILWAVGGGGAAAISGGFTREDFMNEAFLRMTAAEQVDLFVATPSNIPAESFEVYGVALALVAQAFVGKKPHLIQDADNLFQQLQQTKVTAYGGSVSVYTVRENREIDFALERGLCSLLVGEVDGCRSWLGLGSEDSPYRDPSIVTFVAEHSKDDNENDLLPGLCKLLETWLMEVVFPRFRETEDVTFKLGDYYDDPTVLRYLERLEGGGASPLAAAAAIARIGAEATAVLDSVKASAIQALQKVFPAGDGEGSVRRYGDNEMNEFDIAKPFEDLGELRDQNNFIMKAEDPERKNSDYRDQDVITDKIKDASVKIMCAGVAVGFLTLVGLKLSSFRHGSSVQQNATGSAIASDVINVEILPATAGASLVENPLEVPGMDARLAESIVRKWQNIKSQSLGTDHCFNRLSEVLDGQMLKIWTDRATEIAQHGWFWEYKLLNLAIDSVTVSADGRRATVEATLEESASLTDVAHPEHNDSYSTTYTTRYDMTWANSGWKIVEGAVLKSR, from the exons ATGGAGGCATTAACACACCTAAGCTTCGGCGTTTGTACTCCACGCCTTTCACCATCATTTCAACTGCCCGCCGGCGGTAAGAAACCGCCGAGACTCAATGCCGTTACCGGAGGAGCTAGTAGTGTTACCGGTGGAACAAGTAATGTACCGACGAACTTCTCCGCCAGTAAATGGGCGGATCGTCTTCTCGCCGACTTCCAATTCCTTCCTTCCACTACCAACTCCGACTCATCGGATTTCCAAAATTCAACTTCTACAACCTCCGTTACGACTATTCCTCCTCCTGTTGCTCCTCTAGACCGCCACATTTCAATGCCTATAGACTTTTATAGAGTGCTTGGTGCTGAAGCTCACTTCCTAAGTGATGGTATCAGAAGATGCTACGATGCTAGAATTACAAAGCCGCCGCAGTACGGCTACAGTCAGGAGGCATTGATTGGCCGACGGCAGATTCTTCAAGCTGCTTGTGAAACCCTCGCTGACTCTACCTCTCGTAGAGAATACAATCAAGGCCTTGCTCAGCATGAGTTCGATACTATTCTAACTCCTGTCCCCTGGGATAAA GTTCCTGGAGCATTGTGTGTGTTGCAAGAAGCTGGTGAGACTGAAGTAGTTCTTCAGATTGGTGAAAGCTTGCTGAAAGAGCGGTTGCCAAAGTCATTCAAGCAAGATGTGGTCTTGGCTATGGCACTCGCATATGTTGACCATTCGCGAGATGCCATGGCACTTTCACCTCCTGATTTTGTTAAAGGTTGTGAACTGCTTGAAAGAGGACTTAAGATGTTGCAG GAAGAAGGTGCAAGTAATCTTGCCCTTGATCTGCAATCCCAGATAGATGAGACATTAGAAGAGATAAATCCACGTTATGTACTTGAACTTATAGCTTTTCCTCTTGGTGATGAATACCGAATGAAAAGAGCAGAGGGTCTTCAAGGCGTGCGCAATATTTTGTGGGCTGTTGGAGGAGGAGGAGCAGCTGCAATTTCTGGGGGTTTCACACGAGAAGATTTCATGAATGAGGCCTTCCTACGGATGACAGCTGCTGAGCAG gtGGACCTCTTCGTCGCAACACCAAGTAACATTCCTGCTGAAAgctttgaagtttatggggtgGCGCTTGCACTTGTTGCTCAAGCTTTTGTTGGGAAAAAACCTCATCTCATCCAAGATGCTGATAACCTTTTTCAGCAGCTTCAGCAGACCAAAGTAACAGCTTACGGCGGCTCGGTGTCTGTCTACACTGTTAGAGAAAACCGTGAAATAGACTTCGCTTTGGAGAGGGGCCTTTGTTCACTGCTCGTTGGAGAGGTCGATGGCTGTCGCTCATGGTTGGGCCTAGGCAGTGAGGACTCACCTTATAGAGATCCATCTATAGTGACTTTTGTTGCAGAACACTCAAAGGACGACAACGAAAATGATCTTCTCCCTGGACTATGTAAGCTTTTGGAGACCTGGTTGATGGAAGTGGTCTTTCCCAGATTTAGAGAGACAGAAGATGTCACTTTCAAGCTTGGAGACTATTATGATGACCCTACTGTTTTAAGATATTTGGAAAGGCTGGAAGGTGGTGGTGCTTCACCTTTAGCTGCTGCTGCAGCTATTGCAAGGATTGGAGCTGAAGCTACAGCTGTGCTTGATAGTGTCAAGGCTAGTGCAATTCAGGCATTACAGAAAGTTTTTCCTGCTGGTGATGGGGAAGGCAGTGTAAGACGATATGGTGACAATGAGATGAATGAATTTGATATCGCTAAGCCATTTGAGGATCTTGGAGAGCTTCgtgatcaaaataattttataatgaaAGCTGAGGATCCTGAGAGAAAGAATTCTGACTATCGAGATCAAGATGTGATAACCGACAAAATAAAAGATGCAAGTGTGAAGATTATGTGTGCTGGAGTAGCGGTTGGGTTCTTGACTTTGGTTGGATTGAAACTTTCTTCCTTTAGACATGGGTCTTCAGTTCAACAGAATGCTACTGGTTCAGCCATTGCCTCGGATGTCATCAATGTGG AAATTTTACCTGCGACTGCAGGTGCCTCACTAGTTGAAAATCCTCTTGAGGTTCCTGGAATGGATGCAAGGCTTGCAGAAAGCATAGTTAGAAAGTGGCAGAATATCAAATCCCAGTCCCTTGGAACCGATCACTGTTTCAACAGATTGTCAGAg GTTTTGGATGGTCAGATGCTGAAGATTTGGACAGACCGTGCAACAGAAATTGCCCAGCATGGTTGGTTTTGGGAGTACAAGCTTTTAAACCTTGCCATTGACAGTGTGACTGTCTCAGCTGATGGCCGGCGTGCTACTGTGGAAGCTACTCTCGAGGAATCAGCAAGTTTAACTGATGTAGCCCATCCGGAGCACAATGACTCATACAGTACTACCTATACAACTAGGTACGACATGACCTGGGCAAACTCTGGTTGGAAAATTGTGGAAGGAGCCGTTCTTAAATCACGATAA
- the LOC129903948 gene encoding V-type proton ATPase subunit c2, which yields MASTFSGDETAPFFGFLGAAAALVFSCMGAAYGTAKSGVGVASMGVMRPELVMKSIVPVVMAGVLGIYGLIIAVIISTGINPKTKSYYLFDGYAHLSSGLACGLAGLSAGMAIGIVGDAGVRANAQQPKLFVGMILILIFAEALALYGLIVGIILSSRAGQSRAE from the exons ATGGCTTCTACGTTTAGCGGCGATGAAACGGCACCGTTTTTCGGCTTCCTCGGCGCTGCAGCTGCCTTAGTCTTCTCCT gTATGGGTGCAGCTTATGGTACAGCGAAGAGTGGGGTAGGAGTAGCGTCGATGGGTGTAATGAGGCCGGAATTGGTGATGAAGTCTATTGTTCCGGTTGTTATGGCTGGAGTTTTGGGTATTTATGGGTTAATTATTGCTGTGATTATTAGTACTGGGATTAACCCTAAAACTAAGTCGTATTATCTATTTGATGGATATGCTCATCTTTCTTCTGGTCTTGCTTGTGGTCTTGCTGGTCTTTCTGCTGGTATGGCTATCGGAATCGTTGGCGATGCTGGTGTTAG AGCTAATGCACAGCAGCCGAAGCTTTTTGTTGGAATGATTCTGATCCTTATTTTTGCTGAAGCCTTGGCTCTTTACGGCCTTATTGTCGGTATCATCCTTTCTTCTCGCGCTGGTCAATCTAGAGCAGAGTAG
- the LOC129902465 gene encoding protein ACCUMULATION AND REPLICATION OF CHLOROPLASTS 6, chloroplastic isoform X2 — MEALTHLSFGVCTPRLSPSFQLPAGGKKPPRLNAVTGGASSVTGGTSNVPTNFSASKWADRLLADFQFLPSTTNSDSSDFQNSTSTTSVTTIPPPVAPLDRHISMPIDFYRVLGAEAHFLSDGIRRCYDARITKPPQYGYSQEALIGRRQILQAACETLADSTSRREYNQGLAQHEFDTILTPVPWDKVPGALCVLQEAGETEVVLQIGESLLKERLPKSFKQDVVLAMALAYVDHSRDAMALSPPDFVKGCELLERGLKMLQEEGASNLALDLQSQIDETLEEINPRYVLELIAFPLGDEYRMKRAEGLQGVRNILWAVGGGGAAAISGGFTREDFMNEAFLRMTAAEQVDLFVATPSNIPAESFEVYGVALALVAQAFVGKKPHLIQDADNLFQQLQQTKVTAYGGSVSVYTVRENREIDFALERGLCSLLVGEVDGCRSWLGLGSEDSPYRDPSIVTFVAEHSKDDNENDLLPGLCKLLETWLMEVVFPRFRETEDVTFKLGDYYDDPTVLRYLERLEGGGASPLAAAAAIARIGAEATAVLDSVKASAIQALQKVFPAGDGEGSVRRYGDNEMNEFDIAKPFEDLGELRDQNNFIMKAEDPERKNSDYRDQDVITDKIKDASVKIMCAGVAVGFLTLVGLKLSSFRHGSSVQQNATGSAIASDVINVGASLVENPLEVPGMDARLAESIVRKWQNIKSQSLGTDHCFNRLSEVLDGQMLKIWTDRATEIAQHGWFWEYKLLNLAIDSVTVSADGRRATVEATLEESASLTDVAHPEHNDSYSTTYTTRYDMTWANSGWKIVEGAVLKSR, encoded by the exons ATGGAGGCATTAACACACCTAAGCTTCGGCGTTTGTACTCCACGCCTTTCACCATCATTTCAACTGCCCGCCGGCGGTAAGAAACCGCCGAGACTCAATGCCGTTACCGGAGGAGCTAGTAGTGTTACCGGTGGAACAAGTAATGTACCGACGAACTTCTCCGCCAGTAAATGGGCGGATCGTCTTCTCGCCGACTTCCAATTCCTTCCTTCCACTACCAACTCCGACTCATCGGATTTCCAAAATTCAACTTCTACAACCTCCGTTACGACTATTCCTCCTCCTGTTGCTCCTCTAGACCGCCACATTTCAATGCCTATAGACTTTTATAGAGTGCTTGGTGCTGAAGCTCACTTCCTAAGTGATGGTATCAGAAGATGCTACGATGCTAGAATTACAAAGCCGCCGCAGTACGGCTACAGTCAGGAGGCATTGATTGGCCGACGGCAGATTCTTCAAGCTGCTTGTGAAACCCTCGCTGACTCTACCTCTCGTAGAGAATACAATCAAGGCCTTGCTCAGCATGAGTTCGATACTATTCTAACTCCTGTCCCCTGGGATAAA GTTCCTGGAGCATTGTGTGTGTTGCAAGAAGCTGGTGAGACTGAAGTAGTTCTTCAGATTGGTGAAAGCTTGCTGAAAGAGCGGTTGCCAAAGTCATTCAAGCAAGATGTGGTCTTGGCTATGGCACTCGCATATGTTGACCATTCGCGAGATGCCATGGCACTTTCACCTCCTGATTTTGTTAAAGGTTGTGAACTGCTTGAAAGAGGACTTAAGATGTTGCAG GAAGAAGGTGCAAGTAATCTTGCCCTTGATCTGCAATCCCAGATAGATGAGACATTAGAAGAGATAAATCCACGTTATGTACTTGAACTTATAGCTTTTCCTCTTGGTGATGAATACCGAATGAAAAGAGCAGAGGGTCTTCAAGGCGTGCGCAATATTTTGTGGGCTGTTGGAGGAGGAGGAGCAGCTGCAATTTCTGGGGGTTTCACACGAGAAGATTTCATGAATGAGGCCTTCCTACGGATGACAGCTGCTGAGCAG gtGGACCTCTTCGTCGCAACACCAAGTAACATTCCTGCTGAAAgctttgaagtttatggggtgGCGCTTGCACTTGTTGCTCAAGCTTTTGTTGGGAAAAAACCTCATCTCATCCAAGATGCTGATAACCTTTTTCAGCAGCTTCAGCAGACCAAAGTAACAGCTTACGGCGGCTCGGTGTCTGTCTACACTGTTAGAGAAAACCGTGAAATAGACTTCGCTTTGGAGAGGGGCCTTTGTTCACTGCTCGTTGGAGAGGTCGATGGCTGTCGCTCATGGTTGGGCCTAGGCAGTGAGGACTCACCTTATAGAGATCCATCTATAGTGACTTTTGTTGCAGAACACTCAAAGGACGACAACGAAAATGATCTTCTCCCTGGACTATGTAAGCTTTTGGAGACCTGGTTGATGGAAGTGGTCTTTCCCAGATTTAGAGAGACAGAAGATGTCACTTTCAAGCTTGGAGACTATTATGATGACCCTACTGTTTTAAGATATTTGGAAAGGCTGGAAGGTGGTGGTGCTTCACCTTTAGCTGCTGCTGCAGCTATTGCAAGGATTGGAGCTGAAGCTACAGCTGTGCTTGATAGTGTCAAGGCTAGTGCAATTCAGGCATTACAGAAAGTTTTTCCTGCTGGTGATGGGGAAGGCAGTGTAAGACGATATGGTGACAATGAGATGAATGAATTTGATATCGCTAAGCCATTTGAGGATCTTGGAGAGCTTCgtgatcaaaataattttataatgaaAGCTGAGGATCCTGAGAGAAAGAATTCTGACTATCGAGATCAAGATGTGATAACCGACAAAATAAAAGATGCAAGTGTGAAGATTATGTGTGCTGGAGTAGCGGTTGGGTTCTTGACTTTGGTTGGATTGAAACTTTCTTCCTTTAGACATGGGTCTTCAGTTCAACAGAATGCTACTGGTTCAGCCATTGCCTCGGATGTCATCAATGTGG GTGCCTCACTAGTTGAAAATCCTCTTGAGGTTCCTGGAATGGATGCAAGGCTTGCAGAAAGCATAGTTAGAAAGTGGCAGAATATCAAATCCCAGTCCCTTGGAACCGATCACTGTTTCAACAGATTGTCAGAg GTTTTGGATGGTCAGATGCTGAAGATTTGGACAGACCGTGCAACAGAAATTGCCCAGCATGGTTGGTTTTGGGAGTACAAGCTTTTAAACCTTGCCATTGACAGTGTGACTGTCTCAGCTGATGGCCGGCGTGCTACTGTGGAAGCTACTCTCGAGGAATCAGCAAGTTTAACTGATGTAGCCCATCCGGAGCACAATGACTCATACAGTACTACCTATACAACTAGGTACGACATGACCTGGGCAAACTCTGGTTGGAAAATTGTGGAAGGAGCCGTTCTTAAATCACGATAA
- the LOC129904620 gene encoding probable LRR receptor-like serine/threonine-protein kinase At4g36180 — protein MSTATFLLSPPLVVVVAALTLLITSGFSMANNVTETEMAALMSFKRNLEDPLGVLDGWDFSTPLAPCDWRGVLCDAGRVRELRLPGLQLTGRLTDQIGNLRQLRRLSLHSNNFNGSVPRSLAQCALLRAVYFHYNSLSGELPPAISNLTNLQVLNLAHNFLSGHVSGNVPASLRFLDLSSNLLSGGIPGNFSAGSQLELLNLSFNRFSGEIPASIGALQKLEYLWLDSNQLYGTIPSAISNISSLIHLSTSDNHLQGLIPATIGSLSSLQVISLSRNQLSGVVPASFFCNGSVNAHAIRIIELSFNAITGLTKPGNTTCSSALEVLTLHGNHISGVFPEWLMNFSSLKVLDISGNAVSGTLPNSIGNLRFLEELRLGNNTLTGEIPASIMNFASLGVLDLGGNRFSGLIPQFLGNLTGLRMLSLGGNRFSGSIPASLGRLYQLEFLDLSMNDLNGSLPQNLMLLSNLTSLNLSSNMFYGEIPREIGNLHGLQILNVSNCGFSRNIPTNIGSLLRLTTLDMSKQNLSGELPFDIFGLPSLRVVALQENMLTGDGLEGFSSLSGLEYLNLSSNAFSGQVPKTYGFLTSLKVLSMSNSGINGSIPAELGNCSGLQVLELRGNKLTGQIPKDFSYLSHLRKLDLGHNGLAGEIPENISDCLSLATLLLDSNHISGHIPESLSRLSNLDMLDLSSNNLNGSIPSSLSLISSLKYLNISHNHLEGEIPEALGSQFKDPSLFAANKDLCGKPLKECNNGKRKKKKLILLIVLAAVGAFLVAVCCCGYVYGLILWHKRLRGGSAEGKKRSPGRASSGGGEGGRGSGENGGPKLVMFNNKITYAETLEATRQFDEENVLSRGKYGLVFKATFADGMVLAIRRLPDTSIEVNTFRKEAESLGKVKHRNLTVVRGYYAGPPPDVRFVVYDYMPNGNLATLLQEASHQDGHVLNWPMRHLIALGIARGLAYLHSVSLVHGDVKPQNVLFDADFEAHLSDFGLDKLSLVATPAETSTSSTPVGTLGYIAPEVALTGQPTKEADVYSFGIVLLEILTGRKPVMFNGDEDIVKWVKRQLQRGQISELLEPGLLELDPESSEWEEFLLGIKVGLLCTMPDPLERPSMTDIVFMLEGCRVGPDIPSSADPTTLPSPM, from the coding sequence ATGTCAACGGCTACTTTTCTTCTCTCTCCACctttggtggtggtggtggcaGCACTTACATTGCTAATTACCAGTGGTTTTTCCATGGCTAATAACGTTACAGAGACGGAAATGGCAGCGTTAATGTCATTCAAAAGGAATTTGGAAGACCCACTTGGGGTATTAGACGGTTGGGATTTTTCAACCCCATTAGCGCCGTGCGATTGGCGTGGGGTTCTATGTGATGCCGGCAGAGTTCGTGAACTCCGCTTACCTGGGTTGCAGCTGACTGGACGGCTTACTGACCAGATAGGTAATTTACGGCAGCTCCGGAGGTTAAGCCTCCATTCTAACAACTTTAATGGCTCTGTCCCACGCTCTTTAGCTCAATGTGCTTTGCTACGGGCTGTTTACTTCCATTACAACTCTTTATCTGGCGAACTCCCGCCGGCTATCTCGAACCTCACCAATCTTCAAGTCTTAAACCTTGCTCACAACTTCCTCTCTGGCCATGTCTCTGGTAATGTTCCTGCAAGTCTTCGGTTTCTCGATCTTTCTTCTAATCTCCTCTCCGGTGGTATTCCGGGTAATTTTTCAGCTGGTTCTCAGCTCGAACTGTTAAACTTGTCGTTCAACCGGTTCTCCGGTGAGATTCCGGCGAGTATCGGAGCTTTACAGAAGTTAGAGTATCTCTGGCTGGATTCTAACCAACTTTACGGCACTATACCTTCAGCAATCTCCAACATTTCTTCATTAATACACTTGAGCACTAGTGATAATCATCTCCAGGGACTTATCCCGGCAACAATCGGTTCACTTTCCAGTTTACAGGTAATTTCATTGTCGCGAAATCAACTATCTGGGGTGGTCCCTGCGTCGTTTTTCTGTAATGGATCAGTTAATGCTCATGCTATTAGGATCATTGAGCTGAGTTTTAATGCAATCACGGGTTTAACTAAACCTGGGAACACAACGTGTTCCAGTGCTTTAGAGGTCTTGACCCTTCACGGGAATCACATTAGTGGTGTTTTTCCTGAATGGTTAATGAATTTTTCGTCATTGAAGGTTCTTGATATCTCAGGGAATGCAGTTTCTGGAACTTTGCCAAATAGTATAGGGAATTTAAGGTTTCTTGAGGAGCTTAGACTGGGTAACAATACATTAACTGGTGAAATTCCTGCTAGTATTATGAATTTTGCTTCACTTGGGGTACTTGATCTAGGTGGCAATCGGTTTTCTGGTTTGATTCCACAGTTCTTGGGTAATTTGACAGGGTTGAGAATGCTGTCTCTTGGTGGGAATCGGTTTTCTGGATCGATTCCAGCCAGTTTGGGGCGTCTTTATCAGCTGGAGTTTTTGGATTTGAGCATGAATGATTTGAATGGGAGTTTGCCTCAAAACCTTATGTTGCTTAGCAATTTGACTAGTTTGAATTTGTCAAGCAACATGTTTTATGGTGAAATTCCAAGAGAAATTGGAAACTTGCATGGGTTACAGATCTTAAATGTTAGCAATTGTGGTTTCTCAAGGAACATTCCGACTAATATCGGAAGTTTGTTGAGGCTGACAACTCTTGATATGAGCAAGCAAAACCTATCTGGTGAATTACCCTTTGACATTTTCGGGCTGCCAAGTCTACGAGTTGTGGCTTTACAAGAGAACATGTTAACTGGGGATGGTCTTGAAGGTTTTAGCAGTTTATCTGGTCTGGAATATTTGAATCTGTCATCTAATGCCTTTTCTGGGCAAGTTCCTAAGACATATGGTTTCCTTACATCCTTGAAAGTTCTTTCTATGTCTAACAGCGGTATTAATGGCTCAATTCCAGCAGAGTTGGGTAACTGTTCTGGCCTTCAAGTGCTTGAGCTTCGAGGAAATAAGTTAACAGGTCAAATTCCAAAGGATTTCTCATATTTATCTCATCTAAGGAAGCTTGATTTGGGCCATAATGGATTAGCCGGGGAAATCCCTGAAAACATCTCTGATTGTTTGTCTTTGGCTACTCTCTTATTGGATTCTAACCATATCTCAGGTCACATACCAGAGTCATTGTCGAGATTATCAAACTTGGACATGCTGGATCTCTCTTCAAATAATTTGAATGGTTCAATTCCTTCAAGTCTGTCTCTGATTTCCAGCCTGAAGTACTTGAATATTTCCCATAATCATCTCGAGGGTGAGATTCCAGAGGCGTTGGGTTCTCAGTTCAAGGACCCTTCTTTGTTTGCTGCGAATAAAGATTTGTGTGGAAAGCCATTGAAGGAGTGCAATAAtggtaaaaggaaaaaaaagaagttgatCTTGCTCATTGTTTTGGCTGCTGTAGGGGCCTTTCTTGTGGCAGTGTGTTGTTGTGGGTACGTCTACGGCCTTATACTTTGGCACAAAAGGTTAAGAGGGGGTTCAGCTGAAGGGAAGAAGCGAAGCCCAGGCCGTGCGAGTTCAGGAGGAGGAGAAGGGGGTCGTGGAAGTGGAGAGAATGGAGGTCCAAAGCTTGTTATGTTCAACAACAAGATTACTTATGCAGAAACTTTAGAAGCGACAAGACAATTTGATGAGGAAAATGTGTTAAGCCGTGGAAAATATGGCCTAGTATTCAAAGCCACTTTTGCAGATGGAATGGTCTTGGCTATCCGACGCCTTCCTGATACATCGATCGAAGTGAACACATTCCGCAAGGAAGCTGAATCCCTTGGCAAGGTGAAACATCGCAATTTGACTGTTGTTCGTGGATACTATGCAGGACCACCACCTGATGTTCGATTTGTTGTATACGATTACATGCCTAATGGAAATCTTGCCACACTTTTACAAGAGGCATCTCATCAGGATGGCCATGTGCTCAATTGGCCAATGCGCCACCTGATTGCTCTTGGCATTGCTCGTGGCTTAGCTTACCTTCATTCGGTTTCATTGGTTCATGGGGATGTAAAACCACAGAATGTATTGTTTGATGCAGATTTTGAAGCTCATCTTTCTGATTTTGGTTTAGATAAACTAAGCCTAGTAGCAACCCCAGCAGAGACTTCAACATCTTCCACCCCAGTTGGAACTCTAGGCTACATAGCACCTGAAGTGGCTTTGACTGGACAACCCACAAAAGAAGCTGATGTATACAGTTTTGGGATTGTTTTGTTAGAGATACTAACAGGAAGAAAGCCAGTAATGTTCAACGGGGACGAGGACATTGTCAAGTGGGTAAAGAGACAACTACAAAGAGGCCAAATTTCAGAATTGCTCGAGCCGGGGTTGCTTGAATTAGATCCTGAATCATCAGAATGGGAAGAGTTCTTGTTGGGAATCAAAGTTGGTTTGCTTTGCACCATGCCTGATCCTCTAGAAAGACCATCGATGACTGATATTGTATTCATGCTTGAAGGCTGCAGAGTTGGTCCTGACATTCCCTCTTCAGCTGATCCTACAACTCTTCCTTCACCAATGTGA